In Arthrobacter alpinus, a single window of DNA contains:
- a CDS encoding carbohydrate ABC transporter permease: MSTLNSSPTGLGAGVPAKPRRRSSVNIPVTLLVAVLSLTVLIPLYFTIVTALKSSDQLGGNGLALPTSVHLENFSNAWKLTNFPNALLISGIVTVVAVILTILTNSLVAYAIARNMHRPFFKALYYFFIAALFVPFPIIMLPVTKEMAVLGLDNPVGLFLLYTVYGLSFNVFVYTAFIKSIPAELEEAAIMDGASVWTTFRKVIFPILTPINATVGILTCLWAWNDFLLPLVILSDPNTRTLPLVQYVFQGQFNTDYTTAFASYLMAMAPLLLVYLFAQRWVISGVMRGSIK; the protein is encoded by the coding sequence ATGAGCACTCTCAACTCAAGCCCCACAGGACTGGGCGCGGGCGTCCCTGCCAAGCCCCGGCGTCGTTCCTCCGTCAACATTCCGGTAACGCTGCTCGTGGCCGTGCTGTCCCTGACCGTGTTGATTCCGCTGTACTTCACTATTGTCACGGCGTTGAAATCTTCCGATCAGCTCGGCGGCAACGGCCTGGCCCTGCCCACCAGCGTCCACCTGGAGAATTTCTCCAACGCATGGAAGCTGACCAACTTCCCCAATGCCCTGCTGATCTCCGGCATTGTCACTGTGGTGGCGGTCATCCTGACCATCCTGACCAACTCCCTGGTGGCCTACGCCATTGCCCGGAACATGCACCGCCCGTTCTTCAAGGCGCTGTACTACTTCTTCATTGCTGCCTTGTTTGTGCCCTTCCCCATCATCATGCTGCCGGTGACCAAGGAAATGGCTGTGCTGGGCCTGGACAATCCCGTGGGCCTGTTCCTGCTGTACACGGTCTACGGGCTGAGCTTCAACGTTTTTGTTTACACGGCATTCATCAAGTCCATCCCGGCCGAGCTGGAGGAGGCCGCCATCATGGACGGCGCCAGCGTGTGGACCACGTTCCGCAAGGTCATCTTCCCGATCCTGACACCCATCAACGCCACTGTGGGCATCCTGACCTGCTTGTGGGCCTGGAACGACTTCCTGCTGCCACTGGTGATCCTCTCCGATCCCAACACGCGCACCCTGCCCCTGGTCCAGTACGTTTTCCAGGGCCAGTTCAATACCGATTACACAACTGCCTTTGCCTCGTACTTGATGGCCATGGCACCGCTACTCTTGGTTTACCTATTCGCCCAGCGCTGGGTTATCTCCGGCGTCATGAGAGGATCCATCAAATAA
- a CDS encoding carbohydrate ABC transporter permease: MTTTAAKALKPRTTAGLQRRRPSRISKTFYWMVIPALVLFVILHTVPTLTGMFYSFTNYAGYGEWDFVGISNYVNLFKDDRILASYGFTFLFAVTTTIVVNVGALFIAILLNSKIKYQTAFRGIFFIPNILSVLIVGYVFNYLLSNNLPLIGQALGIEWLSTSILANPDLAWLGIVGVTAWQSIAFSVIIYLAGLQTVPGELYEAASLDGASPWRQFWSITFPLISGFFTINMVLALKGLLQAFDQIVALTNGGPGTSTESVSMVIYRGGFQGGEYGYQMANSVVYLVVIVVLSLLQLRVLSRKEADFS, translated from the coding sequence ATGACCACCACTGCGGCCAAGGCATTGAAGCCCCGCACCACCGCCGGCCTCCAACGCCGTCGGCCATCACGCATCAGCAAGACGTTTTACTGGATGGTCATTCCGGCACTCGTGCTGTTCGTCATTTTGCACACTGTCCCCACCCTGACCGGCATGTTCTATAGTTTCACCAACTACGCCGGCTACGGCGAATGGGACTTCGTTGGAATCTCCAACTACGTGAACCTGTTCAAGGATGACCGGATCCTTGCCTCTTATGGCTTCACATTCCTCTTTGCCGTCACCACCACCATTGTGGTCAACGTTGGCGCATTGTTCATTGCCATTCTGCTCAATTCCAAGATTAAGTACCAGACGGCGTTCCGCGGGATCTTCTTCATCCCCAACATCCTCTCGGTCTTGATTGTTGGTTACGTTTTCAACTACCTGCTCTCAAACAACCTGCCGTTGATTGGCCAGGCTCTGGGCATCGAATGGCTCTCGACCTCCATTCTGGCCAACCCCGATCTGGCGTGGCTGGGCATTGTGGGCGTGACGGCTTGGCAGTCCATCGCGTTCAGCGTCATCATCTACCTGGCCGGGCTGCAGACCGTCCCTGGCGAGCTCTACGAGGCCGCCAGTCTTGACGGCGCCTCACCCTGGCGCCAGTTCTGGTCCATCACCTTCCCGCTCATCTCCGGCTTCTTCACCATCAACATGGTGCTTGCCTTGAAGGGCCTGTTGCAGGCCTTCGACCAGATCGTGGCCCTGACCAACGGCGGTCCCGGCACATCCACCGAATCAGTGTCCATGGTCATCTACCGCGGCGGCTTCCAAGGCGGGGAATACGGCTATCAAATGGCCAACTCCGTGGTGTATCTGGTCGTCATCGTGGTCCTGTCACTACTGCAGCTGCGCGTTCTCTCGCGCAAGGAGGCTGACTTCTCATGA
- a CDS encoding ABC transporter substrate-binding protein yields MKAIQRLAAARPKTPVTAVASAAVVLALALGLTGCSGAGDGRVKLDFFQFKPEAVAQFTKIVDDFEAANPNIDVVVNNVPDPDTAIRTLLVKDKTPDVLTLNGNGNFGDLAKACVFADLSELPAAARVNSPVQDILNGLGTCHGNETNGLPFANNASGVLYNPEIFAKYGVAVPTTWDEFIAAADTFKANGVNPFFITLKDAWTALPSYVNLSGNLMPADLFDDIRSPGWTPESGKYSFEKDGTEAATKLAKLFSYAQPGAEAAGYNDGNAAFGAGKSAMYLQGSFAIPAIRASNPDAKIASFPYPTTNDPAKNTLVSGVDVTLAIGKDTKHPVEAKKFVEYLMTPKVLDYYSAAQSSLTPVTDAAPSTDPALAGMQGLFAEGKVIGYFDHHVPPSIPLAPLLQQYILDRKQPEFLSRMDHEFEKVAARTITKKGD; encoded by the coding sequence ATGAAAGCAATACAACGCTTAGCTGCAGCGCGCCCAAAAACGCCTGTCACAGCGGTGGCAAGTGCCGCCGTCGTTCTTGCCTTGGCCCTAGGACTGACCGGTTGCTCCGGCGCCGGCGACGGCCGAGTCAAACTGGATTTCTTCCAGTTCAAACCCGAAGCCGTAGCCCAGTTCACCAAGATCGTGGACGATTTTGAGGCGGCAAACCCCAACATCGACGTCGTCGTCAACAACGTTCCCGATCCGGATACGGCCATCCGCACGCTGCTTGTCAAGGACAAAACGCCAGATGTGTTGACCCTGAACGGCAACGGCAACTTTGGGGACCTCGCCAAGGCGTGTGTCTTCGCGGATCTCTCGGAACTACCCGCCGCGGCACGCGTCAACTCTCCCGTTCAAGACATCCTGAACGGACTAGGGACCTGCCATGGCAACGAGACGAACGGCCTGCCTTTCGCCAACAACGCCAGCGGTGTCCTGTACAACCCGGAGATCTTCGCCAAATACGGCGTGGCTGTTCCCACCACATGGGATGAATTCATCGCCGCGGCCGACACGTTTAAGGCCAACGGCGTCAACCCATTCTTCATCACCCTGAAAGACGCTTGGACGGCGCTGCCCTCCTATGTGAATTTGTCAGGAAACTTGATGCCCGCCGATCTCTTCGACGACATTCGCTCGCCAGGATGGACGCCGGAGAGCGGCAAGTACAGTTTTGAAAAGGACGGCACCGAGGCCGCCACCAAATTGGCTAAACTCTTCAGTTACGCCCAACCGGGCGCTGAGGCCGCTGGTTACAACGACGGCAACGCTGCATTCGGTGCCGGAAAATCTGCCATGTACCTGCAGGGCAGCTTCGCCATCCCGGCCATCCGCGCATCGAACCCCGACGCGAAGATCGCCTCCTTCCCGTACCCCACCACCAATGATCCGGCCAAGAACACCCTGGTCTCCGGCGTGGACGTAACCCTGGCCATCGGCAAGGACACCAAACACCCCGTCGAAGCCAAAAAGTTTGTTGAATACCTCATGACCCCGAAGGTCCTGGATTACTACTCGGCAGCCCAGTCCTCACTGACGCCCGTCACCGACGCCGCCCCAAGCACGGATCCGGCGCTGGCCGGCATGCAGGGACTCTTCGCGGAGGGCAAGGTCATTGGCTACTTCGATCACCACGTCCCGCCAAGCATTCCGCTAGCACCGCTATTGCAGCAGTACATCCTTGACCGCAAGCAACCCGAATTCCTGAGCCGCATGGATCATGAATTTGAAAAGGTTGCAGCCCGCACCATTACCAAGAAAGGGGACTAG
- a CDS encoding alpha-galactosidase — MSTTLPLLPAQLQLHRGGTSVIVDLTTAGTPTIVHWGTPTGVLSDAELESLALAARPQRVSGGIDFPARLSLLPQETFGWQGSPALSGQRAVGAWSSALCTTSALSDTESATIVSEDAEGGLRLITELLLTGAGVLKQRHTLTNTATTAYQIHHLTTVFPLPTTATTVQDSTGRHLKERTAQRRPLTVGAHVRESRRGRPGADASLLMLAGSDSFGYRTGLVHGVHTAWSGNHRLTAERTITSDSFLTAGELLLPGEVVLEPGESHTTPWSLGSWGHGLDQLSARFHQDLRARPAHPSRPRPVTLNTWEAVYFDHDLTTLKNLADKAAAVGVERFVLDDGWFLGRRDDTAGLGDWFVDAAVWADGLSPIIDHVNGLGMEFGLWFEPEMVNPDSELARNHPDWILHTPGRWPVSARQQQVLNLAHPDCFAYLLTRIDTLLTEYPISYIKWDHNRDLLDASDPRSGNAGVRESTLALYKLLAELKTRHPELEIESCASGGARVDLSILDYTDRIWTSDCIDPLERLDNQANTSLLVPYELMGAHIGGPKSHSTGRQHSLGFMARTAIFGHFGIEWNIANISDGQSTELASWVQFHKDNRELFHTGTSVHADLPDPAMDLRGVVAGDGGRAVYALTQRSVSTTYPSGRVTLPGLAAEARYRVSLSQPLDEQVGNGQSPLAWPLHETVLPGAVLGSAGIQSPVLFPEQSVLIMLTRVDADSARAI; from the coding sequence ATGAGCACAACACTCCCTTTACTTCCCGCACAGTTGCAATTGCATCGTGGCGGCACCTCGGTCATTGTGGACCTGACTACCGCTGGCACCCCCACCATCGTTCATTGGGGCACCCCCACCGGCGTTCTTTCAGATGCAGAGCTGGAATCCTTGGCCCTGGCAGCCCGGCCGCAACGCGTATCCGGCGGCATTGACTTTCCGGCGCGTCTAAGTCTCCTGCCGCAAGAGACCTTCGGCTGGCAGGGATCCCCCGCACTCAGCGGGCAGAGAGCAGTTGGAGCCTGGTCCAGCGCACTGTGCACGACCTCGGCACTCTCCGATACCGAATCGGCCACAATCGTCTCTGAAGACGCTGAGGGCGGGCTTCGGCTCATCACGGAATTGTTGCTTACCGGTGCCGGTGTCCTGAAGCAGCGCCACACCCTGACCAATACGGCCACCACTGCTTACCAGATCCACCACCTCACCACTGTTTTCCCGCTGCCCACCACGGCTACAACAGTCCAGGATTCAACCGGACGTCATTTGAAGGAACGTACGGCGCAGCGCAGGCCCTTGACCGTTGGGGCCCACGTGCGCGAAAGTCGCCGCGGACGGCCCGGCGCGGATGCCTCGCTTCTGATGCTGGCCGGATCGGACAGCTTTGGTTACCGCACAGGGTTGGTCCATGGCGTCCACACGGCGTGGAGCGGCAACCACCGGCTCACCGCCGAACGAACCATTACCAGCGACAGCTTCCTCACCGCAGGCGAACTGTTGCTGCCCGGTGAAGTGGTGCTCGAGCCCGGGGAATCCCACACCACACCATGGTCTCTGGGATCATGGGGCCACGGGCTTGACCAGCTTTCGGCACGATTCCATCAGGACTTGCGAGCGCGCCCGGCGCACCCCAGCCGCCCCCGTCCGGTCACACTCAACACGTGGGAGGCCGTGTACTTCGACCATGACCTCACCACGCTGAAGAATCTCGCCGACAAGGCAGCAGCTGTTGGTGTGGAACGCTTTGTGCTCGACGACGGCTGGTTCCTGGGCCGCCGCGACGACACCGCAGGCCTGGGCGACTGGTTTGTTGACGCCGCCGTGTGGGCCGATGGCCTGAGTCCCATTATTGATCACGTCAACGGGCTGGGGATGGAATTTGGGCTCTGGTTTGAACCCGAGATGGTCAACCCAGACAGCGAGCTGGCCCGCAACCACCCTGATTGGATCTTGCACACCCCCGGTCGCTGGCCTGTCTCCGCACGCCAACAACAAGTTCTGAATCTGGCCCACCCGGACTGCTTCGCATACCTGTTGACCCGTATTGACACGCTCCTCACCGAGTACCCCATCAGCTACATCAAGTGGGACCATAACCGCGATCTACTCGACGCCTCAGATCCCCGCAGCGGCAACGCCGGCGTGCGCGAGTCAACGCTGGCCCTCTATAAACTCCTGGCCGAGCTGAAGACCCGCCACCCTGAGCTGGAAATTGAAAGCTGCGCTTCCGGCGGCGCCCGCGTGGATCTGAGTATTCTGGACTACACGGACCGGATCTGGACCAGCGATTGCATCGATCCCCTTGAACGTCTGGACAACCAGGCCAACACCTCATTGCTGGTGCCCTATGAACTCATGGGAGCCCACATTGGCGGACCAAAGTCGCACTCAACCGGCCGCCAGCACAGCCTGGGCTTCATGGCCCGCACCGCCATCTTTGGCCACTTCGGCATTGAGTGGAACATCGCCAATATCAGCGACGGACAAAGCACTGAACTTGCCAGCTGGGTGCAGTTCCACAAGGACAACCGTGAGCTGTTCCACACAGGAACCAGCGTTCACGCAGACCTGCCGGACCCTGCCATGGATTTGCGTGGTGTTGTCGCCGGCGACGGCGGGCGCGCCGTCTATGCGCTGACCCAGCGCAGCGTCTCCACTACGTACCCCTCGGGCAGGGTCACTCTGCCCGGGCTTGCCGCCGAGGCCCGCTACCGCGTCTCCCTGTCCCAGCCGCTCGATGAGCAGGTGGGAAATGGGCAGTCCCCTCTCGCTTGGCCCCTGCACGAGACAGTTCTTCCGGGCGCAGTCTTGGGCTCCGCAGGCATCCAATCCCCCGTACTCTTCCCAGAGCAATCCGTGCTCATCATGCTCACCAGGGTCGATGCTGACTCTGCCCGGGCCATCTAA